The Crocinitomicaceae bacterium genome includes a region encoding these proteins:
- a CDS encoding TonB-dependent receptor — MRAFFYLTILLFLVVFSTELIAQQTQVIRGSVIDRDSKNPLIGAKVVVMNTEPLLGAISDHNGNFRIDNVPIGRHTLRITFVGYEDLILPELIVSAGKEVILTIELTEALSQLGEVEIVADNEKGKPINEMAGNSVRSFTVDEAGRFSGSFNGDISRLAQSYAGVSGGSFSNELIIRGNSSKGLLWRLEGIEVPNLNHLSSNGSSGGGFSILSVNVLKNSDFYTGAFPAEYGNALSGVFDVKLRTGNDEQREYSIQFGFIGVEANTEGPFSKKSKSSYLINYRYSTTGIFEAIGLDVGGNTLPVVHDLTMKFNFPTQKAGVFTFFGIGGLSHVGVPAVKDSLQWNSRDDRFDQFMNSDMTATGLIHKILLGKRSYLNSYVSFSASRLGDRNDSLDNVYQLQPVSKSSFIEYAFRISTTWNCKVNAKNTIRLGGIYSVTGFDLHAENFVQNIVFLSGDGTTSMSQLYLQWKHRFTEKITLNTGIHAHYFALSDAPVAEPRLGFVWDISRRHSISISAGKHSRTEPLTFYFVEKTDAFGNVYYPNQNLKPTKALHAVLGYDFRITENLRIRIETYYQHLYDVPVEADSSSGFSVLNYSVSFLSVIDNQADVPFVNKGTGTNYGVEFTLEKFFTNHYYFLVTASLYESKYVALDGVERNTRFNNNFICNFLGGKEFPVGKTKTNFIVTDIKLMWSGGAPLTPILLDESIAQGKTVFDLDHRYEEQSSDYFRIDFKIGYRKNGSKSTHHLFLDIQNLTNHKNVFAQYYSPEEQTIETIYQLGFVPIFNYRVQF; from the coding sequence ATGCGTGCATTTTTCTATTTGACCATATTGTTATTTCTGGTGGTGTTTTCGACAGAACTGATTGCGCAGCAAACACAAGTTATCAGGGGAAGTGTGATTGATCGTGATTCAAAAAATCCGCTGATAGGTGCAAAGGTGGTTGTTATGAATACTGAACCGTTGTTAGGTGCAATTTCGGATCACAACGGGAATTTCAGAATAGACAACGTACCTATTGGACGGCATACCTTACGAATTACATTTGTTGGATATGAAGATTTAATTTTACCTGAATTGATTGTGAGTGCAGGTAAAGAGGTGATTCTAACGATTGAGCTCACTGAAGCCTTGAGTCAATTAGGTGAAGTTGAAATTGTAGCTGACAATGAAAAAGGAAAACCCATCAACGAAATGGCCGGCAACAGTGTTCGTTCGTTTACAGTTGATGAAGCCGGGCGTTTTTCAGGTAGTTTTAATGGTGATATTTCTCGTCTTGCACAATCGTATGCCGGTGTTTCAGGAGGTAGTTTTTCAAATGAATTAATTATTCGCGGAAATTCATCCAAAGGTTTGTTGTGGAGATTGGAAGGCATTGAAGTGCCTAATCTCAATCACCTTTCAAGCAACGGAAGTTCAGGTGGAGGATTCAGTATTTTAAGTGTAAACGTACTCAAGAATTCTGATTTTTATACCGGTGCTTTTCCGGCTGAATATGGCAATGCTTTATCAGGTGTATTTGATGTAAAACTCAGAACAGGAAATGATGAGCAACGAGAATATTCAATACAATTTGGTTTTATCGGCGTTGAAGCAAATACTGAAGGACCCTTTTCAAAAAAATCCAAATCATCTTACTTGATCAATTATCGTTATTCAACTACCGGAATTTTTGAAGCCATTGGATTAGATGTTGGCGGAAACACTTTACCGGTTGTGCATGATCTCACCATGAAATTTAATTTTCCAACGCAAAAAGCAGGCGTGTTTACCTTTTTTGGAATTGGCGGATTAAGTCACGTGGGTGTACCTGCAGTAAAAGATTCTCTGCAATGGAATAGTCGGGATGATCGCTTTGATCAGTTCATGAATTCTGATATGACAGCAACTGGGCTAATACATAAAATTCTGCTTGGCAAAAGATCTTATCTTAATTCCTACGTCTCATTTTCAGCCAGCAGATTAGGTGATAGAAATGATTCACTTGACAATGTGTATCAATTGCAGCCGGTGAGCAAATCATCATTTATTGAATATGCTTTTCGAATTTCAACTACTTGGAATTGTAAAGTAAATGCAAAAAACACCATTCGCCTTGGAGGTATTTACAGCGTGACCGGTTTTGATTTGCATGCAGAAAATTTTGTGCAGAATATTGTATTTCTTTCTGGTGACGGTACAACTTCAATGTCTCAACTGTACTTGCAATGGAAACATCGCTTCACTGAAAAAATAACGCTTAATACCGGAATTCACGCGCATTATTTTGCTTTATCTGATGCGCCGGTGGCTGAACCCCGGCTTGGCTTTGTATGGGATATTAGCAGACGTCATAGCATATCAATCAGCGCAGGTAAACATAGTCGCACTGAACCGCTGACATTTTATTTTGTAGAGAAAACAGATGCTTTTGGAAATGTATATTACCCCAATCAAAACTTAAAACCTACTAAAGCGCTGCACGCGGTGTTGGGCTATGATTTTAGAATCACTGAAAACCTGCGGATACGAATTGAAACTTATTATCAGCACTTGTATGATGTTCCGGTTGAAGCTGATAGTAGCAGTGGTTTTTCTGTGTTGAATTATAGTGTGTCTTTTTTATCTGTGATAGATAATCAAGCCGATGTACCTTTTGTAAATAAAGGAACCGGAACCAATTACGGGGTTGAATTTACATTGGAAAAATTCTTCACTAATCATTATTATTTCCTTGTCACTGCATCGCTCTACGAATCAAAATATGTTGCTCTGGATGGTGTTGAACGAAACACGCGCTTCAATAATAATTTTATCTGTAATTTTTTGGGAGGAAAAGAATTTCCGGTTGGCAAAACCAAAACAAATTTTATTGTCACCGACATTAAACTCATGTGGTCAGGCGGAGCGCCTTTAACACCCATTCTTTTGGATGAATCTATTGCTCAAGGCAAAACCGTGTTTGATTTAGATCATAGATACGAAGAACAATCATCTGACTATTTCAGGATTGATTTTAAAATTGGTTATCGCAAAAACGGATCTAAGTCTACGCACCATCTTTTTCTGGATATTCAGAATCTGACAAATCATAAAAATGTATTTGCACAATATTATTCACCTGAAGAGCAGACGATAGAAACCATTTACCAGCTTGGCTTTGTGCCGATATTTAATTACCGGGTACAGTTTTAG
- the nadA gene encoding quinolinate synthase NadA has translation MEFEEARKQLNETGYLDLKIPAGIDLVAEIKKLKQEKNAVILAHYYQDGAIQDLADYVGDSLGLSQQAAKVNADMIVFAGVHFMAETAKILNPDKKVVLPDLKAGCSLADSCPASAFEPFVKAHPDHVVITYINCSAEIKALSDLVCTSSNAEKIVASVHKETPIIFAPDKNLGKYIMSQTGREMLLWDGACIVHEAFSIDKILDLHRQYPKAEIIAHPESESHILKIANYVGSTSGMIDYVKKSDGKEFIVATEAGILHKMKKDVPHKSLIPAPIHQNVTCACSECPYMKLNSLEKLYLCMKYELPDIHVPEDVRKRALLPIERMLDISK, from the coding sequence ATGGAATTTGAAGAGGCACGAAAACAATTGAATGAAACTGGTTATCTTGATTTGAAAATACCGGCAGGCATTGATTTGGTTGCAGAAATTAAAAAACTTAAACAAGAAAAAAATGCGGTGATTCTTGCCCATTATTATCAAGATGGCGCAATCCAGGATTTGGCAGATTATGTAGGAGACAGTTTAGGTTTATCTCAACAAGCAGCAAAGGTGAATGCAGACATGATTGTGTTTGCCGGAGTACATTTCATGGCTGAGACAGCGAAAATTTTAAATCCGGATAAAAAAGTAGTTTTACCTGATTTAAAAGCAGGTTGTTCACTCGCTGATTCATGCCCCGCATCGGCATTTGAACCTTTTGTCAAAGCACATCCTGATCATGTTGTCATCACGTATATCAATTGTTCGGCTGAAATCAAAGCACTCAGTGATTTAGTTTGTACTTCATCTAACGCCGAAAAAATTGTGGCATCAGTACATAAAGAAACGCCCATTATTTTTGCACCGGATAAAAATTTGGGAAAATATATCATGTCTCAAACAGGCCGTGAAATGTTGTTGTGGGATGGTGCCTGCATAGTGCATGAAGCATTTTCCATTGATAAAATTCTGGATTTGCATCGTCAGTATCCAAAAGCTGAAATCATCGCGCATCCTGAATCTGAATCTCATATTCTAAAAATCGCAAACTATGTTGGTTCTACTTCAGGCATGATTGATTACGTGAAAAAAAGTGATGGCAAAGAATTTATTGTGGCAACTGAAGCAGGTATTCTTCACAAAATGAAAAAAGATGTACCGCATAAAAGTTTGATTCCTGCACCCATTCATCAAAATGTTACATGCGCATGTTCTGAATGCCCATACATGAAATTGAATAGCTTAGAAAAACTTTATCTCTGCATGAAATATGAATTGCCCGATATTCATGTACCTGAAGATGTGCGCAAAAGAGCCCTGCTTCCAATTGAGCGGATGCTGGATATTTCAAAGTGA